In the genome of Caulobacter flavus, the window CGCTTTGAGCATCCGCGCGCTGCTGCCGGTGCTGGGCGAGCGCCGCCTCGACGTCGTGGTCGGCGGCCAGGCGCCCAGCCTGCCGGACCTTCGCGCCCTGGCCGCCGCCGATCAGCGCCTGACCCTGCACGTCGACAGCCGCGACATGCCCCGCCTGACGGCCCAGGCCGACCTCGCCGTCGGCGCGGCCGGCTCCAGCAGCTGGGAGCGCTGCGTGCTGGGTCTGCCGACCCTGTCGCTGGTGCTGGCCGACAACCAGCGCGAGGCGGCCCACGCGCTGTCGGACCTGGGCGCCCATCGGGCGCTGGCCAGCGCCGAGATCGACGCTCTCGGAAGCGCCTTCGCAGCCCTCGTCGGCGATCCGGACGCCTGGCGGGCCATGTCGGCCGCCGCCGCGACCGTGTGCGACGGGCTGGGCGCCCAGCGCACGGCCGATCGCTTCCTTGCCTTGGTTTCGCCCCGTTTGGGAAACACTCGAGCTACGCTCGCCTGACACTTACCCGCGCGTAAGCCAGTAAGCGTCAGGACGACCTCAACATGCCGAACGTCACCCTTCGGACCCTCGTGGCCGAGGACCAGGACCGGCTGCTGGCGTGGCGCAACTCCGACGCCGTCGCCCCCTACATGTACAGCGACCACCTGATCTCCGAGGGCGAGCACGCCGCCTGGTTCGCGCGCGTGGGATCCAATCCGGCCGTGCGCTACTGGATCATCGAGCTGGACGGCCACCCGGTGGGTCTGGCCAACCTCGCCGACATCGACCTTGGGAACCGCCGCTGCGCCTGGGCCTACTACCTGGCCGACCCGGCCGTGCGCGGCCTGGGCGTCGGCAGCTTCGTCGAATACTGGGTGATCGAGCACGTGTTCGGCGTGCTGGGGTTGGCCAAGCTCTGGTGCGAGGTCATCGAGAGCAACAAGGCCGTCTGGCGCCTGCACGAGGGCTTCGGCTTCACCCGCGAGGCCATCTTCCGCAACCACGTGGTCAAGGGCGGCGAGCCCGTGGACGTCATCGGCCTGGGCCTGCTGGCCAGCGAATGGCGCGGCGCCGCCCGCGAGGCCGCGCGCGATCGGCTGATCGCCAAGGGCTTCGACCTGTCGGACGTGCCGGCCGCCTAGATCCGGGGCCTATATCCGGGGCAGGTCGCCCAGGGCGCGCAGGTCGGGCCGGCCACGAACCAGCGCCCGGATGTCCTCGGGGCCGAAGTCGGGCTTGCCGGGATAGAGCGCCTCGTAGACCGCGCGGACGAACGCCAGGTCCGACGGCAGGTCGACGGTCCAGCGCACCTGGCTCTCGTCGACCGCCTGGGTCAGGCCGTCCAGGACGAAGCGCTCGGGGCGGCGATAGACGAACGGCGTGACGTGCTCGCGCTCGTAGGGGTCGGTCGCCTCCCGCGCCATCAGCCGCAACAGGCCCACGCTCAGGATCTCGGCGTCCAGCCCGATCGGATAGGTGCGATGCGGCAGGGTGGTGGCCGAGTAGTCGGCGCCGCTGGCCAGATGACGGGCGATCAGCGCCTCGATCAGCCGCGGATCGGCCAGTGGACAGTCGGCCGTCAGGCGCAGCATCTGGTCGTCTTCCTCCAGGCCCGCCACCGCGCCGGCGAACCGGCCCAGCACGTCGTCCAGCGAGCCGCGGAACACCTCGACGCCCGCCGCCTCCAGCGCCCGGGCCAGGGCATCGTCGCTCGCCTGATCCGAGGTCGCCGCGATCAGTCGCTCGATCGAGGCCGCCCTGCGCAGACGCTCGACCTGGCGCAGGATCATGGGCGCGCCGGCGACGTCGGCCAGCACCTTGCCCGGCAGGCGGGTCGAGCTCATCCGGGCCTGCAGCACGGCGACGATCATCGCATCCCCTCCAAGGACCGGCGCCCGCGACGCCTGGTTTGCCCCGAACCTCGACCGCGCCGGTTAAGGCGGCCTTTAACGCTCGCCACGCGCCGGTGGCGACCAAGTTTATTGACAGCGTTGTCAAACCATAGTGGTCTCCGTGCCCAACGACCGCGTGCGACGATCGAAGGGAGAATGACGCCATGGCCGACGGACCGCTGATCGACCGCCGCGCGCTGCTGGCCGCCGGGGCCGCGATGGGCCTGACGCCCGCCCTGCCCGCGCTCGCCGCCGACCAGGACGCCCGCGTCCGCGCCCTGCTCAGGCAGATGACCCTGGACGAGAAGATCGGCCAGACCCACCAGCCTGCCGGCGGTCGCCAGAAGGCGCTGAACTCCAAGATCGACGCGACCGCTCTGGAGCTGGTGCGCAAGGGCGGCGTCGGTTCGTACCTGCACGTGGCCGGCGCGGCCTTCCTGCGCGAGCTGCAGCGCACCGCCGTCGAGGAGTCGCGGCTGAAGATCCCGCTGCTGTTCGCCATCGACGTGGTGCACGGCTTCCGTACCCTCTACCCCGTGCCGCTGGCCATGGCCGCGACCTTCGATCCCGAGATCGTGCGGGCGACGGCCCGCATGGCCGCGGTCGAGACGGCCGTCAGCGGCCTGCACTGGACCTTCGCGCCGATGGTCGACATCGCCCGCGACCCGCGCTGGGGCCGCATCGTCGAGGGAGCCGGCGAGGATCCCTATCTCGGATCGGTCATGGCCGACGCCCAGGTGCGCGGCTTCCAGGGCGAGGGTCTCGCCGCCAAGGACTCGATCCTGGCCTGCGCCAAGCACTTCGGGGCCTATGGCGCGGCGGCCGGCGGGCGCGACTACGACAGCGCCGAGCTGTCGGACCGCACGCTGAACGAGGTCTACCTGCCGCCTTTCTACGCGGCGGCGAAGGCGGGCTCCAGTACGATGATGACCGCCTTCAACGACCTGAACGGCGCGCCCACCACCGCCAACGCCGCCCTGGTGCGCGGGGTGCTGAAGACCCGGTGGACCTGGCCGGGCCTGGTGGTCAGCGACTGGAACGCCATCCTCGAACTGATCAACCACGGCATCGCCGAGACCCCGGTCCAGGCCGCCGCCCTCGCCCTCAAGGCCGGGGTCGACATGGACATGGCCAGCGGCGTCTACGCCGCCCACCTGAAGACCGCGATCGCGGCCGATCCGTCGCTTCTGCCGCTGCTCGACCAGGCGGTGACCCGGATCCTGACCGCCAAGATGCGGCTGGGCCTGTTCGACGATCCCTACCGCTTCGGCGATCCCGAGCGCGAAAAGACGGTGTTCGTCGGCCCCGAGCACCGCGCCATCGCCCGCGAAGCGGCGCGCAAGGCCGTGGTGCTGCTGAAGAACGACGGCGGCCTGCTGCCGATCGCGCCGACCGCCAGGAAGATCGCCGTCATCGGCGCCCTGGCGACCGACAACCTCTCGCAGCTCGGTTCGTGGAAGGCGCGCGGCCAGGTCGCCGACGTCGCCCCGTTGCTGCCGGCGCTGAAGGCGACCGCTCCGGCCGGAACCGAGATCGTCCACGTGGCCGGCGCCTCGCCTCGCAGCGACGACGAGCGCGGCATCCCGGCCGCCGTCGAGGCCGCCAAGGGGGCCGACCTCGTCCTGCTGATGGTCGGCGAGGACTTCGACCACAGCGGCGAGTCGCGCAGCCGCTCGGATCTGTCCCTGCCCGGCGCCCAGGGCGCCCTGGCCCGCGCGGTGCTGGCGACCGGCAAGCCGGTGGTCGTGCTGCTGCCGTCCGGCCGGCCCCTGGTCGCGCCCGAGGTGCTTGAGAAGGCCCCGGCCGTGCTGGCGACATGGTTCCTCGGCGTCGAGGCCGGCCCGGCCCTGGCCGAGATCCTGTTCGGCAAGGCCGCGCCCGGCGGCCGCCTGCCCGTCGGCTTCCCGCGCGCCACTGGCCAGTCGCCGACCTACTACGCCCACGTCCCCACCGGTCGCCCGGCCGATCCGGACCTGGCCAAGGACACCGTCCGCTACCACGACGTCGACATCGGCCCGCTGTTCCCGTTCGGCCATGGCCTGAGCTACGCCGCCTTCGCCTATTCGGACCTGGCTCTCGACCGCGACAGCATCGCCCCGACCGGCGCGGTGAAGGTCTCGCTGACCGTGGCCAACACCGGTGCGGTCGAGGCCGACGAGGTGGTGCAGCTCTATGTCCGCGACCCGGTCGCCAGCGTCGCGCGGCCGGTCAAGGAACTGCGCGGTTTTGCCCGCCTGACCCTGAAACCCGGCGAGCGCAGGCGCGTGACCTTCACCCTCGCCGCCGCCCAGCTGGCGATCTGGAGCCCGGACGGCTGGCGGATCGAGGCCGGCAGGATCGAGGTGATGGTCGGCGCGTCCTCGGCCGACATCCGCCTGCGCGGCGCCTTCACGATCGCTTCGGCCGGCAAGGGCCGCGATCCGGCCACGGCCCTGCTGACGCCGGTCAGCGTGGCGTGAGCCAAGGCCAGGATCCGTCCTTTGTTTGCGGCCCCTTGTTCGTCATCCCGGCCCAAGGTCCGCGCAGCGGACCGTAGAGCCGGGACCCAGGGCTGCTGCAATGCGCCGGCTCCTGGGCCCCGGACAAGCGCTTTGCGCTTTCCGGGATGACGATCGGCAGAAGAGCGAATTTCTCGACGTCGATGCACCGCCAGATCTGATCAAGACCCTAGCCTTCCGCCGCCCACTCGGCCCGGCGCTTCAATTCCGCCGCGCTGGGGTCGGGCAGCAGGAACGAGCCGGTCGCCACCTCGCCCGCCCGGACGTAGCGGTTGGCCACTACGCCTGCGTCGGTGAGGATCGAGCCGGCCAGGGTCCAGGCGCCCGGCGCGCCGTCGGACGCGAACAGACGCTTGCCCGCGCCCAGCACCACCGGGAAGACCAGCAGGTTGATCTCGTCGACCAGGTCGGCGGCCAGCAGGGCGTGCAGCAGGTTGGTCGAGCCCTGGGTCAGCAGGTCGGGTCCGTCCTCGTCCTTCAACCGCCGCACGCCCTCGACGGCGTCGGGACCGACGACGCGGCTGTTCTCCCAGGTAAGCTGGCGCTCGGGATAGCGGGTGGCCACGTGCTTGGTCGCCGCGCCGAAGCTCTTGGCGATCGGGTCCTCCGGATCCTGGTAGGGCCAGTGGGCGGCGAAGATCTCGTAGGTCCTGCGGCCCAGCAGCAGGTCGAAGGGCTTTTCGAACTGGGCCATGATCGCCCCGCCGAGCACGGGGTCGGAATAGGGCACCAGCCAGCCGCCGAACCGAAAGCCGCCCGTCGGGTCCTCCTCCGGCCCGCCCGGCGCCTGCATCACCCCGTCCAGGCTGACAAACGCCCCGACGATCAGTCTTCTCATGGCCTTTCCTCCTCGCGGTTCCCCCCAAGGACGCCTAGCCTGGGTGCGATCCTACAGCGCCGCCCGCCGGCGATAGAGATAGTTCTCCGGCAGGCCCATGCGCCGCGTGGCCTCGACCGCCGGCGCGCCCTTGATCGGCACGCGGTCGGCGCTGGATCCGGCCATGCGCACCAGGCGCCGCTCGAGCCCGTTCAGCGACCAGGCCTCGCCCAGGCCCAGCCGCGCGCGCACCTCGACCGGCACGATGTCGACCGCCGCCCGCACCAGCGGCTTCTGGATCAGCCGCAGCGGTCCCGGCAGCAGCGGCGTGCGCGTCATGATGTCGAGGAACTCGAAGACGATCTCCGAGGGCTCCAGGTTGGGCAGCATCAGGGCCAGCTGGCGCTTCCAGGCCCCTTCGCTGGTCGGCGCGCCGGTCGCGCCATAGAGTCGGGCGCCGGGCGCGGCCTCGGCGAAAGCAGCGTCGCGCTCGACCTGGCTCAGCGTGCAGGCGTAGGCATGATAGGCCTCGATGAAGCCGAAGCTGGCGGTGGCCTGCACCCAGTCCAGCAGCGCCGGATCGTTGGCCTGGTAGGCCACTCCGGCCGGTGTCTCGCCGGTGACGTGGCCATGCATGCGCACCACCCCGGCGATCATCTTCTCGGCCGTCTCGCGCGGGCCGTAGACGGTGACCATCGCCGCCAGGCCGGTGCGCTTGAGGCGCTTCAGCGGCTGCGCCTTGAAGCTGGAATGGTCCCAGACGCCAGAGCGCACGCGCGGCTCGGCCAGTTCCAGGATCACCGCCGTGATCCCGCCGACGAACAGCGACACGGGGTTCTTGAACACACGCCACGACACCGAGTCCGGGCCGATCAGGGCCGGCGCCCCCGGCGGAGCGGAAAAGTCGATCGCCGGTCCCCCGTCGGGCGTCAGCAGTCGCGCCGCGGCGCGGGAGAGCGGATCGGCCATCAGTTCACCCGTCGTTCGCGGCCCGCCCAGTAGGGTTCGCGCAGCTGGCGGCGCAGGATCTTGCCTGAGGCGTTGCGCGGCAGGGCCTCGACGAAATCCACGCTCTTGGGGGCCTTGAAGTGCGCGATCCGCGTGCGGGCGAAGGCGATGATGTCTTCCGGATCGGGCGTGACGCCGGGCTTGGGCGCGACCACCGCCTTGACCGCCTCGCCCCACTTGTCGTCGGGCACGCCGATCACCGCCACCTCGGCCACGTGCGGATGGCCGTAGACGGCGCTCTCCACCTCGGCCGGATAGATGTTCTCGCCGCCGGAGACGATCATGTCCTTCACCCGGTCGTGGATGAACAGATAGCCGTCCTCGTCCAGATAGCCGGCGTCGCCGGTGCGCAGCCAGCCGTCGGCGTCGATGGTCGCGGCGGTGGCCGCGTCCAGCTTCCAGTATCCGGCCATGTTCGACGAACTGCGCACGGCGATCTCTCCGACGGTGTTCGCGGGAAGAACGCCGCCGGCCTCGTCGAGGATGCGCAGTTCGACGCCCGGCATCGGCAGGCCGGCCGAGCGCATGCGCTTGTTGCCCGCCGGATCGTGGTCTTCCGGCGGCAGGTAGACCACCGTGCCGGTGGTCTCGGTCATGCCGTACTGCTGGACGA includes:
- the pseH gene encoding UDP-4-amino-4,6-dideoxy-N-acetyl-beta-L-altrosamine N-acetyltransferase, which encodes MPNVTLRTLVAEDQDRLLAWRNSDAVAPYMYSDHLISEGEHAAWFARVGSNPAVRYWIIELDGHPVGLANLADIDLGNRRCAWAYYLADPAVRGLGVGSFVEYWVIEHVFGVLGLAKLWCEVIESNKAVWRLHEGFGFTREAIFRNHVVKGGEPVDVIGLGLLASEWRGAAREAARDRLIAKGFDLSDVPAA
- a CDS encoding cytidylyltransferase domain-containing protein; translated protein: MIVAVLQARMSSTRLPGKVLADVAGAPMILRQVERLRRAASIERLIAATSDQASDDALARALEAAGVEVFRGSLDDVLGRFAGAVAGLEEDDQMLRLTADCPLADPRLIEALIARHLASGADYSATTLPHRTYPIGLDAEILSVGLLRLMAREATDPYEREHVTPFVYRRPERFVLDGLTQAVDESQVRWTVDLPSDLAFVRAVYEALYPGKPDFGPEDIRALVRGRPDLRALGDLPRI
- a CDS encoding glycoside hydrolase family 3 N-terminal domain-containing protein → MADGPLIDRRALLAAGAAMGLTPALPALAADQDARVRALLRQMTLDEKIGQTHQPAGGRQKALNSKIDATALELVRKGGVGSYLHVAGAAFLRELQRTAVEESRLKIPLLFAIDVVHGFRTLYPVPLAMAATFDPEIVRATARMAAVETAVSGLHWTFAPMVDIARDPRWGRIVEGAGEDPYLGSVMADAQVRGFQGEGLAAKDSILACAKHFGAYGAAAGGRDYDSAELSDRTLNEVYLPPFYAAAKAGSSTMMTAFNDLNGAPTTANAALVRGVLKTRWTWPGLVVSDWNAILELINHGIAETPVQAAALALKAGVDMDMASGVYAAHLKTAIAADPSLLPLLDQAVTRILTAKMRLGLFDDPYRFGDPEREKTVFVGPEHRAIAREAARKAVVLLKNDGGLLPIAPTARKIAVIGALATDNLSQLGSWKARGQVADVAPLLPALKATAPAGTEIVHVAGASPRSDDERGIPAAVEAAKGADLVLLMVGEDFDHSGESRSRSDLSLPGAQGALARAVLATGKPVVVLLPSGRPLVAPEVLEKAPAVLATWFLGVEAGPALAEILFGKAAPGGRLPVGFPRATGQSPTYYAHVPTGRPADPDLAKDTVRYHDVDIGPLFPFGHGLSYAAFAYSDLALDRDSIAPTGAVKVSLTVANTGAVEADEVVQLYVRDPVASVARPVKELRGFARLTLKPGERRRVTFTLAAAQLAIWSPDGWRIEAGRIEVMVGASSADIRLRGAFTIASAGKGRDPATALLTPVSVA
- a CDS encoding dihydrofolate reductase family protein — protein: MRRLIVGAFVSLDGVMQAPGGPEEDPTGGFRFGGWLVPYSDPVLGGAIMAQFEKPFDLLLGRRTYEIFAAHWPYQDPEDPIAKSFGAATKHVATRYPERQLTWENSRVVGPDAVEGVRRLKDEDGPDLLTQGSTNLLHALLAADLVDEINLLVFPVVLGAGKRLFASDGAPGAWTLAGSILTDAGVVANRYVRAGEVATGSFLLPDPSAAELKRRAEWAAEG
- a CDS encoding oxygenase MpaB family protein, with the translated sequence MADPLSRAAARLLTPDGGPAIDFSAPPGAPALIGPDSVSWRVFKNPVSLFVGGITAVILELAEPRVRSGVWDHSSFKAQPLKRLKRTGLAAMVTVYGPRETAEKMIAGVVRMHGHVTGETPAGVAYQANDPALLDWVQATASFGFIEAYHAYACTLSQVERDAAFAEAAPGARLYGATGAPTSEGAWKRQLALMLPNLEPSEIVFEFLDIMTRTPLLPGPLRLIQKPLVRAAVDIVPVEVRARLGLGEAWSLNGLERRLVRMAGSSADRVPIKGAPAVEATRRMGLPENYLYRRRAAL